Proteins encoded together in one Bactrocera neohumeralis isolate Rockhampton unplaced genomic scaffold, APGP_CSIRO_Bneo_wtdbg2-racon-allhic-juicebox.fasta_v2 cluster11, whole genome shotgun sequence window:
- the LOC126765712 gene encoding uncharacterized protein LOC126765712 — protein sequence MAPTITNSPKPRRMSSTITIRSRSATRSITPISEDETMSRRMRRFKSTLPTIREEKECDDRTTRKTISHHRKPTSHRHVACGICKKDHRLVTCATYSSYNINKKYEAVIKHHYCVNCLARSHKTEGCTSKNRCSTCHGKHHSSLHGHPRLYPANDANTVEKHPLAIETRLPSLLAKQTLVPTLKIRLRCDGEWYKVRAILNPTLKITNIAAELVKKLKLPITYLNTYRICSIKISSNNDTKFCLECNAVITHKLPKKPCERDLSDDVHMRFEHLVLADPQFHSNKELTLEIGADIYPQIIRSGLFKPDNGTVVAQNTAFGWTLTGTI from the coding sequence ATGGCCCCAACAATCACCAACTCACCCAAACCTCGTCGTATGAGCTCGACCATTACCATCCGGTCCCGTAGCGCAACCCGTAGCATTACGCCAATTTCGGAAGACGAAACGATGTCACGACGCATGCGGCGTTTCAAGTCGACCCTTCCCACTATTCGTGAGGAAAAGGAATGTGATGATCGCACAACCCGAAAAACGATCTCACATCACAGAAAACCCACGTCACATCGTCATGTCGCCTgcggaatatgcaaaaaagacCACCGTCTAGTGACTTGCGCTACATACTCTTCATAcaacataaataagaaatacgAAGCAGTAATAAAACACCACTACTGCGTTAATTGCTTAGCCAGGTCGCACAAGACAGAAGGATGCACAAGCAAAAATCGATGCTCCACTTGTCATGGGAAGCATCATTCATCCCTACACGGACATCCGAGGCTATACCCGGCCAACGATGCAAATACTGTTGAGAAACATCCACTTGCAATAGAGACCCGACTACCATCCTTACTGGCTAAGCAGACCCTAGTACCCACACTGAAGATCCGTTTAAGATGCGATGGCGAATGGTATAAAGTTCGAGCCATTTTGAACCCTACCctcaaaattacaaatatagcGGCCGAActcgttaaaaaattaaaactgccAATTACATACCTCAACACTTATCGTATTTGTAGCATCAAAATTAGCTCAAATAATGATACAAAGTTTTGTTTGGAATGTAACGCAGTTATAACACACAAGTTACCCAAAAAACCATGTGAGCGAGACTTAAGTGACGATGTGCATATGCGCTTTGAACATTTAGTCCTCGCTGACCCTCAATTCCACAGCAACAAAGAGCTAACGTTGGAGATTGGAGCGGATATATACCCTCAAATTATCAGAAGTGGACTCTTCAAACCCGATAATGGTACAGTGGTGGCGCAGAATACAGCATTTGGCTGGACCCTTACTGGCACCATCTAA